In a genomic window of Pseudodesulfovibrio senegalensis:
- a CDS encoding pilus assembly FimT family protein produces MRWRNSVQHNLGRRALTPRGKQGFTIIELVVITLIVGILAAVIGTKMFDMSSAEMATRRMEVASRIRHAQIRAMKQASVWGVRCDATDYWLFTGNDPDSAADRRAFPGAGADKVSLASKGMAMDAFTVYFDRYGIPYTSYTSAAVNTKVGTGSAVGFTLTVSGSGDSHDFSIEPETGFIQ; encoded by the coding sequence ATGAGGTGGAGGAACAGCGTGCAGCACAATCTGGGCCGGAGGGCATTGACGCCCCGCGGCAAACAGGGATTCACCATTATCGAGCTGGTGGTCATCACCCTGATCGTCGGTATTCTGGCCGCAGTGATCGGTACGAAGATGTTCGACATGAGCTCGGCCGAAATGGCCACAAGGCGCATGGAGGTGGCCTCGCGAATTCGACATGCCCAGATTCGGGCCATGAAGCAGGCTTCGGTCTGGGGCGTGCGTTGCGATGCCACGGACTACTGGCTTTTTACCGGGAATGATCCCGACAGCGCCGCGGACCGACGCGCATTTCCCGGGGCAGGCGCAGACAAGGTCTCGCTGGCCTCAAAGGGCATGGCCATGGACGCATTCACCGTCTATTTCGATCGATACGGCATCCCCTACACATCCTACACCAGCGCGGCCGTGAACACCAAGGTCGGCACGGGCAGTGCCGTCGGGTTCACACTCACGGTGTCGGGCAGCGGCGACAGCCATGATTTTTCCATAGAACCTGAAACCGGATTCATACAATGA
- a CDS encoding prepilin-type N-terminal cleavage/methylation domain-containing protein — translation MNSKGFTLIEVLVSLVILSFVGMVAGYYYVEGIRGFSVARITSEVVPKASIALERMNIELSDCDDRSATGDILVQSDRIIYETTVTALDNVRTLRYYSSNGTIYLNPGDGTGEHLLLDDLGNCTMSADTADLDGSGGDEISALNISLSMDLGNGDSTTYSLRVMPRNFVHLAP, via the coding sequence ATGAACAGCAAGGGGTTTACGCTCATCGAAGTCTTGGTTTCATTGGTCATCCTCTCGTTCGTGGGCATGGTGGCCGGGTATTATTATGTGGAGGGGATCCGGGGTTTTTCCGTTGCCCGCATCACTTCGGAAGTCGTGCCCAAGGCGAGTATCGCGCTCGAGCGCATGAACATCGAACTGAGCGACTGTGACGATCGCAGCGCCACCGGCGACATTCTGGTCCAGTCCGACAGGATCATTTATGAAACCACGGTGACGGCTCTCGATAATGTCAGGACGCTTCGGTACTATTCGTCCAACGGGACCATATATCTGAATCCGGGCGACGGAACGGGCGAACACCTGTTGCTTGATGATCTTGGCAACTGCACCATGAGCGCCGATACCGCCGATCTGGACGGCAGCGGCGGCGACGAGATATCGGCCCTGAACATTTCCCTGTCCATGGATTTGGGCAACGGCGACAGCACAACGTATTCCCTGCGGGTCATGCCCAGGAATTTTGTGCATCTTGCTCCTTAA
- a CDS encoding PocR ligand-binding domain-containing protein codes for MSKTNRDQKGLKAELEQARARVAELERRLKDVSGIEEQGAQTMNSTLSTEEFRAILDIDAIQAMMEDFHRITGFLVALLDTAGVVHVAVGWQDICTKFHRVNPDTAANCLKSDTVLAQDLKPGQFSLYKCRNHLWDMASPVMVGDRHAGNIFFGQFMLEDEEPDRDFFRSQARRYGFDESAYLDALDRVPRLSRDRVDAVMSFYVKLAEMLAESGVARWKLTQTVSHLNEVRLRLQQSEQRYKALFAAVSDPVLVADRKTGIIVECNKAAVNYFGRSREQIIGSPQHELHPPQTPMKHGVTEDFKRHVTDPNHSEEVWLLAAGGEPRLAEVSAVTFEIGESCLILGLFRDITERKKAEEALKASEQQFRGLLENVDMVAVQGYDVERKVIFWNAASERLYGYSAEEALGRKLEDLIIPEPMRAEVVGLVTDWIENGNAIPAGELQLLRKDGSLVPVHSSHVKQEDSQGNWAMYCIDVELTDIKKAHDQLLKAKEEAEAANKAKSEFLANMSHEIRTPMNGIIGMLQLLQTTELDNEQKEYSLMALQSSNRLTRLLADILDLSRVEASRLEIRSEPFDLSEVLDQCMELFTPTTKQSDVLLNVDIHPDVQRRVVGDPARLQQLLFNIIGNALKFTHSGQILVAASPLPAMEKEQARVLFSISDTGIGISDDTLDTLFTPFTQGSQGYTRTHQGAGLGLSICKRLIELMGGNISVESELGKGTTVHFTITFLRDATPSSTGEFAEVGTRLMGTTGKILLAEDDRISTMTAVKQMGKMGFEVTSVENGRQVLETLRKESFDLILMDVQMPVIDGVETTRMIRAGDAGEKNNGIPIVAMTAYAMEGDRDKFLAAGMNDYLAKPVDMDELEQTIERMMGKE; via the coding sequence ATGTCGAAAACGAACAGAGATCAAAAGGGGCTTAAGGCCGAATTGGAGCAGGCCCGAGCCCGGGTTGCGGAACTGGAGCGTCGACTGAAGGACGTTTCAGGGATCGAGGAACAGGGTGCGCAGACCATGAACTCCACTCTATCGACCGAGGAGTTCCGGGCCATTCTGGATATAGATGCGATCCAGGCCATGATGGAAGATTTCCACCGAATCACAGGGTTTCTGGTGGCCCTACTGGACACGGCCGGCGTAGTGCATGTGGCCGTGGGCTGGCAAGACATCTGCACCAAATTCCACCGAGTCAATCCGGACACGGCCGCCAATTGTCTGAAAAGCGACACGGTTCTGGCCCAGGATCTCAAACCCGGCCAGTTCTCCCTGTACAAGTGCCGCAACCACTTGTGGGACATGGCCTCGCCCGTCATGGTCGGAGACAGGCACGCGGGCAACATCTTTTTTGGCCAGTTCATGCTCGAGGACGAAGAACCAGACAGAGACTTCTTTCGGTCCCAAGCCCGCAGGTACGGTTTTGACGAATCCGCCTATCTGGACGCCCTTGACCGAGTGCCCCGCCTGAGCCGCGACCGGGTGGACGCAGTCATGTCCTTTTACGTCAAGCTGGCGGAAATGCTGGCCGAATCCGGGGTAGCCCGCTGGAAATTAACCCAGACCGTGAGCCATTTGAACGAGGTCAGGCTACGGCTTCAGCAAAGTGAGCAGCGCTATAAGGCCTTATTCGCCGCTGTAAGCGATCCCGTGTTGGTGGCCGACAGAAAAACGGGCATCATTGTGGAGTGCAACAAGGCTGCGGTGAACTATTTTGGACGCAGCAGGGAGCAAATCATCGGCTCGCCCCAACACGAACTGCACCCGCCGCAAACTCCCATGAAACATGGCGTTACCGAAGACTTCAAACGCCATGTGACTGATCCAAATCACTCAGAGGAAGTATGGCTCCTGGCCGCGGGAGGAGAGCCGCGACTCGCGGAGGTCTCTGCGGTCACATTTGAGATCGGGGAGAGCTGTCTCATCTTGGGTCTATTCAGGGACATCACCGAACGTAAAAAGGCAGAGGAGGCGCTCAAGGCCAGTGAACAACAGTTCCGGGGCTTGCTGGAAAACGTGGATATGGTGGCTGTGCAGGGGTACGACGTAGAACGCAAGGTCATCTTTTGGAATGCGGCCAGCGAGCGGCTGTATGGGTACTCGGCCGAGGAAGCTCTTGGCAGGAAGCTGGAAGACCTGATCATTCCCGAACCCATGCGTGCCGAGGTTGTTGGGCTGGTTACGGATTGGATTGAAAATGGAAACGCCATCCCTGCCGGTGAACTCCAGTTGCTACGAAAGGACGGCTCTCTGGTGCCAGTGCATTCTTCGCATGTGAAACAAGAGGACTCTCAGGGCAACTGGGCAATGTATTGCATAGACGTGGAATTGACCGACATCAAGAAGGCTCACGACCAGTTGCTCAAGGCCAAGGAAGAAGCCGAGGCCGCCAACAAGGCCAAGTCCGAGTTCCTGGCCAACATGAGTCATGAAATCCGCACGCCCATGAACGGTATTATTGGCATGCTCCAGCTTTTGCAAACCACAGAACTCGACAACGAGCAAAAAGAGTATTCATTGATGGCCCTTCAGTCATCCAACCGACTGACGCGCCTGCTTGCCGACATTCTGGACCTTTCCAGAGTCGAGGCCAGCAGACTGGAAATCAGGTCCGAACCGTTCGACCTCTCTGAGGTACTCGACCAGTGTATGGAGCTGTTCACCCCCACAACAAAGCAATCTGACGTTCTTTTGAACGTAGACATTCATCCCGATGTCCAAAGAAGGGTTGTTGGCGATCCGGCGCGTCTGCAGCAGTTGCTTTTCAACATAATAGGGAATGCGCTCAAGTTCACGCATTCAGGGCAAATATTGGTGGCAGCCTCCCCATTGCCTGCCATGGAGAAAGAGCAGGCCAGAGTATTATTTTCCATCTCCGATACGGGGATAGGAATTTCCGACGATACGCTCGACACGCTCTTCACGCCGTTTACTCAAGGCAGCCAAGGGTATACGCGCACACATCAGGGAGCCGGACTCGGCCTTTCCATCTGCAAGCGTTTGATTGAATTGATGGGCGGCAATATTTCCGTTGAAAGTGAGCTCGGCAAGGGTACCACCGTGCATTTCACCATCACCTTTCTGCGGGACGCAACACCCTCGTCAACGGGAGAATTCGCTGAAGTCGGGACTCGGCTTATGGGTACAACGGGAAAAATACTTTTGGCTGAAGATGACCGGATCAGCACCATGACTGCCGTCAAGCAGATGGGAAAAATGGGTTTCGAAGTGACATCCGTGGAAAATGGAAGACAGGTGCTGGAGACCTTGCGCAAAGAGTCATTTGACCTGATTTTGATGGACGTGCAAATGCCGGTCATAGATGGCGTTGAAACGACCAGAATGATTCGGGCAGGTGATGCGGGCGAAAAGAACAACGGCATCCCCATTGTCGCTATGACGGCTTACGCCATGGAAGGAGACAGGGACAAATTCCTGGCCGCCGGGATGAACGACTATCTGGCCAAGCCCGTGGACATGGATGAATTGGAACAGACTATCGAAAGGATGATGGGGAAAGAGTAG
- a CDS encoding EAL and HDOD domain-containing protein: MNSTTTDQDTDNQDLFITRMPVFDREKNIWAYELAYHGDPDVFSPAETDSAILDRVMENTEETLGAPNWHGKTLITLCGDALPHCQQAISLNGSHVISLTSPATDADRIDSIAKTLQDNGSRLALDSSVEPEAFSVLKEHADIVTMSMKNHSPKDVIAFRKQMKDFTGRLLATDVETWEDYQGTRALGFALFQGSFFTRPFSLTEQTLNSASVAKLGLLRELNAPELDMQRLADVIATDVGLSYRLLRYINSAAFGLPNTIKSIQQAVSLLGTKEIRRWAMVVAMTDMDNTPKGEELAYMALQRARFLEQLTESLPSVEHPCEQMFLLGLFSRLDALMGNEMSDILKDIPLDAELLEALCGQRGSELGDALDMLDAVERADWKTANALLLKYKACFTTTATHYLKASTWASRQVAGMI; the protein is encoded by the coding sequence ATGAACAGCACCACGACGGATCAAGACACTGACAATCAGGACCTATTCATCACTCGAATGCCGGTGTTTGACCGCGAAAAAAACATCTGGGCCTACGAGCTGGCCTATCATGGCGACCCGGACGTCTTTTCCCCTGCGGAAACCGATTCCGCCATTCTGGACAGGGTCATGGAAAACACGGAAGAAACCCTGGGCGCCCCGAACTGGCACGGCAAAACCCTGATCACCTTGTGCGGAGACGCCCTGCCCCACTGCCAGCAGGCCATTTCCCTCAACGGGTCCCACGTCATTTCCCTCACATCTCCGGCAACGGATGCCGACCGCATCGACTCCATTGCCAAGACACTGCAGGACAACGGCTCCCGCCTTGCCCTGGACTCATCCGTGGAGCCGGAAGCATTCAGTGTGCTCAAAGAACACGCGGATATCGTCACCATGTCCATGAAGAATCATTCGCCCAAGGATGTCATCGCCTTCCGCAAGCAGATGAAGGATTTCACAGGACGACTGCTGGCAACGGACGTTGAAACCTGGGAGGATTATCAGGGAACCCGCGCCCTCGGATTCGCGCTCTTCCAGGGCTCGTTCTTCACCCGCCCCTTCAGCCTGACCGAGCAGACCCTGAACAGTGCGTCCGTAGCCAAACTGGGACTGCTGCGGGAACTGAACGCGCCGGAGCTGGACATGCAGCGGCTGGCCGACGTCATTGCCACGGATGTGGGCCTGAGCTACCGGCTGTTGCGCTACATCAATTCTGCGGCATTCGGGCTCCCCAACACCATCAAGTCCATACAGCAGGCGGTTTCCCTGCTGGGAACCAAGGAAATCCGGCGCTGGGCCATGGTCGTGGCCATGACCGACATGGACAACACGCCCAAAGGCGAGGAACTGGCATACATGGCGCTGCAACGGGCGCGGTTCCTGGAACAGCTGACCGAAAGCCTGCCCTCTGTAGAACATCCCTGCGAGCAGATGTTCCTGCTGGGACTGTTCTCACGTCTGGATGCCCTTATGGGCAACGAAATGAGCGACATCCTCAAGGACATCCCCCTTGATGCCGAATTGCTCGAGGCGTTGTGCGGACAGCGAGGCTCCGAGCTCGGCGACGCGCTGGACATGCTCGACGCAGTAGAACGAGCCGACTGGAAAACAGCCAACGCCCTGCTGCTCAAATACAAGGCGTGCTTCACCACAACAGCAACACACTACCTCAAGGCCTCCACCTGGGCATCCCGGCAGGTGGCAGGCATGATTTAG
- the mobA gene encoding molybdenum cofactor guanylyltransferase: MHNTQISAIILAGGKGSRLGNVNKAFLKVGSTRIIDRLLAVCTPMFTDIVIACRDTETFALPGVRAVADHFDIRSSLTGLHAGLEAITGDRAFVTACDAPFLHPEMVRLLVRESAPQNGIGPDITIPLKEDGYHEPLCAVYSTRCLPHIEAQLRTGNLKITDFFGQMNLKNVPADKLRAADPDLRSFMGVNTPQELEQARKR; encoded by the coding sequence ATGCACAATACACAGATTTCCGCCATCATTCTGGCCGGCGGCAAAGGCTCGAGGCTGGGCAATGTGAACAAGGCCTTCCTGAAGGTGGGCAGCACGCGCATCATCGACAGGCTGCTGGCGGTCTGCACCCCCATGTTCACCGACATCGTCATCGCCTGCCGGGACACTGAGACCTTTGCGCTGCCCGGCGTACGCGCCGTTGCCGACCATTTCGACATCCGCAGCTCCCTGACCGGGCTGCATGCCGGGCTCGAAGCCATCACCGGCGACCGGGCCTTTGTGACGGCCTGCGACGCCCCATTCCTGCACCCGGAAATGGTGCGGCTGCTCGTGCGGGAGTCCGCACCCCAAAACGGAATAGGCCCGGACATCACCATCCCACTCAAGGAAGACGGCTACCACGAACCCCTGTGCGCGGTGTACTCCACGCGCTGCCTGCCGCACATCGAGGCGCAACTGCGCACCGGCAACCTGAAGATCACGGACTTTTTCGGGCAGATGAATCTCAAAAACGTCCCCGCAGACAAGCTGCGCGCCGCAGACCCGGACCTGCGATCCTTCATGGGCGTGAACACCCCACAGGAACTGGAACAGGCCCGCAAACGCTGA
- a CDS encoding DUF3644 domain-containing protein: MKREVKLLKERSVDSLILAVEHFNRPWNRGRIEAVLILMDHAFELLLKASILQRGGKIRHKGDKNTIGFDASVRRGLTDGKVKFLTEEQALTLQTINGLRDAAQHYLIDLSEGQLYIHAQSGVTLYTDIYQEVFGENVANELPDRVLPISTHAPADITTLFNSEIEDIKKLLEPGKRKRIEARTKIRALAIFENTVSGDKSQPSKTELDKLCNRIRDGESLEKLFPGVVSLNYSTEGEGANICLRLTKKDGIPIHVVPEGDQNGYPVAIKRVDELGYYSLGIQKIAQSLGVSHVKLLAVVGHLKLQDDPDYFKLIKIGKSKHKRYSAKATKVLSDFLNNNDLDQFWEEQKKKNNNR; encoded by the coding sequence ATGAAGCGCGAAGTAAAGCTCTTAAAAGAAAGAAGCGTCGACTCCCTCATCTTAGCTGTTGAACACTTCAATCGCCCATGGAATCGAGGACGCATCGAAGCTGTCCTCATATTGATGGACCACGCCTTTGAGCTATTACTGAAAGCATCTATTCTTCAGCGCGGTGGAAAAATCAGGCACAAAGGAGACAAAAACACAATTGGCTTTGACGCGTCTGTTCGTCGAGGACTGACGGATGGCAAAGTAAAGTTCCTCACCGAAGAACAAGCATTGACCCTCCAAACAATCAATGGGCTAAGAGATGCGGCCCAGCATTACTTAATCGACCTCTCAGAAGGCCAATTGTACATTCACGCCCAATCAGGGGTGACACTTTACACAGACATATACCAAGAGGTCTTTGGTGAAAATGTCGCAAACGAACTTCCTGACCGAGTTTTGCCGATTTCAACACATGCCCCTGCAGACATCACGACGCTGTTCAATAGTGAAATTGAAGATATAAAGAAGCTACTTGAACCGGGCAAACGGAAACGAATTGAGGCAAGAACAAAAATTAGAGCTCTTGCAATTTTTGAGAACACGGTATCAGGCGACAAATCACAGCCAAGTAAAACAGAACTAGACAAGTTGTGTAATAGGATTCGCGATGGTGAATCACTGGAAAAGCTCTTCCCAGGAGTTGTTTCACTCAACTACTCCACTGAAGGAGAGGGAGCGAACATATGCCTAAGATTGACCAAAAAAGATGGCATCCCCATCCACGTTGTCCCTGAAGGCGACCAAAACGGGTACCCAGTTGCGATAAAAAGGGTCGACGAGCTAGGCTACTATTCACTGGGAATTCAGAAGATAGCTCAAAGCCTCGGCGTATCTCACGTTAAATTATTGGCAGTCGTTGGCCACTTGAAACTCCAAGATGACCCCGACTACTTCAAGCTGATTAAAATTGGAAAAAGTAAACATAAACGATACTCCGCGAAGGCCACTAAGGTGCTTTCAGACTTTCTGAACAACAACGACCTCGACCAATTCTGGGAAGAGCAGAAGAAGAAAAACAACAACCGCTGA
- the mobB gene encoding molybdopterin-guanine dinucleotide biosynthesis protein B, protein MNRSPILCVVGKKRSGKTRFLERLIPELKRRGLCVATVKHDAHGFDIDHEGKDSWRHRRCGADAVCIASPDKVALVRSVDREPAPEDLAATLLAHADIVLTEGYYRSGHPKIEVHWSGTHAKPLCAEDDPAQANVIALVTDDPVAVDVPCFASDDAPGVADMVCALFRL, encoded by the coding sequence ATGAATAGATCCCCGATACTCTGTGTGGTGGGCAAGAAGCGATCCGGCAAAACCCGTTTCCTGGAACGTCTGATCCCCGAGTTGAAGCGGCGCGGCCTGTGCGTGGCCACGGTCAAGCACGACGCCCATGGTTTCGACATTGACCACGAGGGCAAGGATTCGTGGCGGCATCGCCGGTGCGGTGCGGACGCCGTGTGTATTGCCTCGCCCGACAAGGTGGCGCTGGTGCGCAGCGTGGACCGGGAGCCGGCGCCCGAGGATCTGGCCGCGACCCTGCTTGCCCATGCGGACATTGTGCTCACCGAGGGCTACTACCGGTCCGGGCATCCCAAGATCGAGGTGCATTGGAGCGGCACCCATGCGAAACCGTTGTGTGCGGAAGATGATCCTGCCCAAGCAAACGTGATCGCGCTGGTGACGGACGATCCTGTTGCCGTGGATGTGCCCTGCTTTGCCTCGGACGATGCTCCGGGCGTGGCCGACATGGTCTGCGCCCTGTTCCGGCTCTGA
- a CDS encoding universal stress protein, translating into MEKHILVTLTQGPTSSYSLRFIHELFAHLDDVRLTLFYVTPRALNWDANAPDMTPSTEVEQEIRRIKSNKAAPTLNKARQWLLDVAGVDPDKVDVKTVQSRKGVVREIIDEAHSGLYDAVALGRKGFSWFETLFEDSISHEILWREIDFPIWICKRPPEGERRNVLLCVDGSAPSLRMADHVGYMLREQEEQTVTLFHVAENNVPMDNSVQDMFGQARSALMENGLPEERIEYKVVTSKNVAHSVINEACKSNYAAIALGKRGNSPKAMDNFFPSSLCIRLMRLCETTSLWISK; encoded by the coding sequence ATGGAAAAACACATTCTCGTCACGCTGACACAGGGGCCGACCTCGTCATATTCCTTGCGGTTCATCCACGAACTGTTCGCCCATCTGGACGATGTGCGGCTGACACTTTTCTACGTTACCCCGCGCGCACTCAACTGGGACGCGAACGCGCCCGACATGACGCCCAGCACCGAGGTGGAGCAGGAAATCCGCCGCATCAAAAGCAACAAGGCCGCCCCGACCCTGAACAAGGCGCGGCAATGGTTGCTGGACGTGGCCGGAGTCGACCCGGACAAGGTGGACGTCAAAACCGTGCAGTCGCGCAAGGGGGTGGTGCGCGAAATCATCGATGAAGCCCATTCCGGCCTCTATGATGCCGTGGCCTTGGGCCGCAAAGGGTTCTCGTGGTTCGAAACCCTGTTCGAAGACAGCATCTCCCACGAAATCCTCTGGCGTGAAATCGATTTTCCCATCTGGATATGCAAACGCCCGCCCGAAGGCGAACGCCGCAACGTGCTGCTCTGCGTGGACGGTTCCGCTCCGAGCCTGCGCATGGCCGACCACGTGGGCTACATGCTCCGCGAGCAGGAAGAACAGACGGTAACGCTCTTTCACGTGGCTGAAAACAACGTGCCCATGGACAACAGCGTTCAGGATATGTTCGGGCAAGCCCGCAGCGCGCTCATGGAAAACGGCCTGCCCGAGGAACGCATAGAATACAAAGTGGTCACCTCGAAAAACGTGGCCCACAGCGTGATCAACGAAGCCTGCAAAAGCAATTACGCGGCCATTGCGCTGGGCAAGCGCGGCAACAGTCCCAAGGCCATGGACAACTTCTTTCCCAGCTCCCTGTGCATCCGGCTCATGCGCTTGTGCGAAACCACAAGCCTGTGGATCAGCAAATAA
- a CDS encoding molybdopterin molybdotransferase MoeA: MSVSLAQALDIITEHARPGRVNSLPPAITHGFVAAGDMTAQCDVPESPRCARDGFAIASAQAEKASFFKPVGFAPSHTVLAETANPGSIASGSAARVFTGAPVPEGADCVVPNEDATMRKGKLMVTTPPRPGEHLRAPGSDLSRGTLLLRAGELISPTVMAAAVRSRVQEVDVFERPSTLILALGSELADPEDVVADDTGFPADNPVLLRALLREHGAGTSMYHVVQDTMMDILHELENPEARLVITTGGTGGSERDLAARAAEEAGFSMLFKGVDMRPGHNCFLGERDGTLLFGLPGPPPAVLACWRMLVLPALRLMRGLDEPDKPVPATLAKGYSVPAGPSRIIPCSLELRRSRLMATPLDDPGTPVMQSMMQTGGFIAAPPGITANKGDEIEILMLRPRLFS, translated from the coding sequence ATGAGCGTATCGCTTGCCCAGGCCTTGGACATCATCACGGAACACGCCCGGCCGGGTCGCGTCAACTCGCTGCCCCCGGCCATCACCCACGGTTTTGTGGCTGCCGGGGACATGACCGCACAATGCGACGTGCCCGAATCACCCCGCTGTGCACGTGACGGCTTTGCCATCGCCTCTGCCCAGGCCGAAAAGGCATCCTTTTTCAAACCCGTGGGCTTTGCACCCAGCCATACCGTGCTTGCGGAAACCGCAAATCCGGGTTCCATTGCCTCGGGGTCCGCGGCTCGCGTGTTCACGGGCGCCCCCGTGCCCGAAGGCGCGGACTGCGTAGTCCCCAACGAAGACGCGACCATGCGCAAGGGCAAACTCATGGTCACCACGCCTCCCCGTCCGGGAGAACACCTGCGCGCCCCGGGTTCCGACCTGTCCCGGGGAACTTTACTGCTCCGGGCCGGGGAACTTATCTCGCCGACAGTCATGGCCGCGGCCGTGCGCTCCCGCGTGCAGGAAGTCGATGTTTTTGAACGCCCTTCCACCCTGATACTGGCACTGGGCAGCGAACTGGCCGACCCCGAAGACGTCGTGGCCGACGACACAGGCTTTCCGGCGGACAATCCCGTGCTGCTGCGCGCCCTGCTCCGGGAGCACGGAGCCGGAACAAGCATGTACCATGTGGTGCAGGACACCATGATGGACATCCTGCACGAACTGGAAAACCCCGAGGCCCGCCTGGTGATCACCACAGGGGGCACCGGCGGCAGTGAACGCGACCTTGCGGCCCGGGCCGCCGAGGAAGCCGGGTTTTCCATGCTGTTCAAGGGCGTGGACATGCGGCCCGGCCACAACTGCTTTTTGGGGGAACGGGACGGCACGCTGCTCTTCGGCCTGCCCGGCCCACCGCCCGCGGTGCTGGCCTGCTGGCGCATGCTGGTACTCCCGGCCCTGCGACTCATGCGCGGCCTCGACGAACCGGACAAACCGGTTCCAGCCACGCTCGCCAAAGGATATTCCGTGCCTGCAGGGCCGTCGCGCATCATCCCGTGCTCCCTGGAACTGCGCCGGTCCCGGCTCATGGCCACACCGCTGGACGACCCCGGAACCCCCGTCATGCAATCCATGATGCAAACCGGCGGATTCATTGCCGCCCCTCCCGGCATAACTGCCAACAAAGGTGATGAAATCGAGATACTTATGCTTCGTCCGCGTCTTTTTTCCTGA
- a CDS encoding type II secretion system protein, whose product MTRERRAGFSLLETIIVIGMVGVLAAIVVTMLGKQVSLSPRQIDWSRDEVSAQAIMEDVVADYVELINDDATRDAALSQLVSRNNADQYAPSGVVTMSYVSFPRAGGSETSSGSLLKVSVQEPGGITLTTILAPSRTEAADNAVNY is encoded by the coding sequence ATGACCAGAGAGCGCAGAGCCGGTTTTTCCCTTTTGGAAACCATCATCGTCATCGGCATGGTGGGAGTGCTGGCCGCCATCGTGGTCACCATGCTCGGCAAGCAGGTTTCCCTTTCTCCCCGCCAGATCGACTGGAGCCGGGACGAAGTGAGCGCGCAGGCGATCATGGAGGACGTGGTCGCGGATTACGTGGAACTGATCAACGACGACGCCACGCGCGATGCGGCCCTTTCCCAGCTGGTGAGCCGCAACAATGCCGACCAGTATGCACCGTCCGGGGTAGTGACCATGAGCTACGTGTCGTTTCCCCGCGCCGGGGGCAGCGAGACATCGTCCGGTTCGTTGCTCAAGGTTTCCGTGCAGGAGCCGGGAGGCATAACCCTGACCACGATCCTTGCGCCCAGCAGGACCGAAGCGGCAGACAATGCCGTGAACTACTAG